In Leptospira perdikensis, a single genomic region encodes these proteins:
- a CDS encoding HlyD family secretion protein, translating into MKTDLSQKWKLYKNLPSYRLVQTALPAQSLAYILTIIFFLSVLILLYVPWQQTTMGFGRVVAYAPLDRQQLIESPIAGRVVKWHVHEGTRVKKGDPIIDISDNDPNFINRIREEKNALLQRLEAARSREDNIRSRIISLRSSRGSAVNAADSRRMMAKDRVRASEQAVDAAKAALKTANLNLDRQKQLWEKGLTSKRTLELAELEHTNSETGLDRAKSAYDAAVKEERALYSDSGKVAQDAEASINDAKASLASAQSEVARVLEDLPKLEARLSRQETQEVFAPRDGTIMRILVNPDTQQVKEGDGVAILVPDAEDKAVELFISGNDIPLVGEGRKVRLQFQGYPVLQISGWPETAVGTFGGTVKLVDITDNGSGNFRILVIPDRDDRQWPSSRYLRQGVRAKGWIFLNRVSVGYELWRRFNDFPPNLPMDDPEIKSLLDESGNGEKVK; encoded by the coding sequence ATGAAAACTGATTTGTCACAAAAATGGAAACTTTATAAAAATCTACCTTCTTATCGATTGGTGCAAACGGCATTACCCGCACAGAGTCTCGCATATATTCTCACTATAATATTTTTCTTAAGTGTACTCATCCTTTTGTATGTTCCTTGGCAACAAACAACTATGGGATTTGGAAGGGTGGTCGCTTACGCTCCTTTGGACCGTCAACAACTCATTGAATCTCCCATTGCCGGCCGTGTTGTCAAATGGCATGTACATGAAGGAACCCGAGTCAAAAAAGGAGATCCTATCATTGATATATCCGATAACGATCCTAATTTTATCAACCGGATTCGCGAAGAAAAAAATGCTCTCTTACAGAGATTAGAAGCTGCAAGGTCTAGGGAAGATAATATTCGTTCCCGCATTATCAGTTTACGTTCATCTAGAGGAAGTGCAGTGAATGCAGCTGATTCTAGAAGGATGATGGCAAAGGATAGGGTTCGTGCCAGCGAACAAGCTGTAGATGCTGCAAAAGCAGCTTTAAAAACTGCCAACCTCAACTTAGACCGTCAAAAACAATTATGGGAAAAAGGTCTGACTTCCAAACGAACTTTGGAACTTGCGGAACTAGAACATACAAACTCAGAAACTGGACTTGACCGCGCTAAATCGGCATATGATGCCGCTGTAAAAGAAGAAAGGGCTTTGTATAGTGATTCAGGCAAAGTGGCACAAGATGCGGAAGCTTCCATCAATGACGCCAAAGCTTCCTTAGCATCAGCACAATCGGAAGTGGCACGTGTTCTGGAAGACTTACCAAAACTAGAAGCCAGGTTGTCTCGACAAGAAACCCAGGAAGTATTTGCACCTAGAGATGGAACCATCATGAGAATTTTGGTCAATCCCGACACACAACAAGTGAAAGAAGGAGATGGAGTGGCAATCCTTGTTCCTGATGCAGAAGATAAAGCTGTTGAACTTTTTATTTCCGGCAACGATATTCCGTTAGTTGGTGAAGGTAGAAAAGTAAGGTTACAATTTCAAGGTTATCCTGTATTACAAATTAGTGGTTGGCCAGAAACTGCAGTAGGAACTTTTGGTGGAACTGTTAAACTTGTAGATATTACTGACAATGGTTCTGGAAATTTCCGAATTCTTGTGATTCCTGACAGAGATGATAGACAATGGCCATCAAGTCGTTACCTAAGACAAGGTGTCCGAGCGAAAGGTTGGATTTTTCTCAATCGTGTTAGTGTAGGTTATGAACTTTGGAGAAGATTCAATGACTTCCCACCAAATCTTCCAATGGACGACCCAGAAATCAAATCTTTGTTAGATGAATCTGGCAATGGAGAGAAAGTCAAATGA
- a CDS encoding ABC transporter ATP-binding protein, giving the protein MLKFLHLLVFHFKNQLFKPKEETHSPRLSSHEDLAKSVLDFLSESLHIHSIPSQIIEGFRSLRSKYHQLTKENFYDFLFAASHQYQIRINIVQKTLQDIRSYITNDAPFVFLSSNENEGLPEFYAILSYQTSSYLIKPLHRFDAEEEWYSEKDLFKLIGIKSNKDSVDWIIAEPTFPFSTNQDTPKSNSSVTNALKQISHLIRMESKDVWIVFIYGIGIGILSLVVPVATSSLVNIVAFGVLIQPVIILTLLVVFFLGFAGAMQTIQIYVVEILQRRVFVRIATEFAVKFPKIRQNVLDKHHNPELVNRFFDTMTIQKSIHSLLVDGLSVVLTTVIGFVLISFYHPIFIVFSFIILFVGGYWVIYRLGKPAAENYIKISKEKYKVAAWLEEISRHSALFHSTFGSNFALDKADSFIRDYLYARKKYFFNYIRQIIGLVGIQALASAIVLGLGGYLVIHRQLTIGQLVAAELVIAKVLSDISKFGKQLDSFYSLIAAVDKINSVFHLPTIPVKTVEFEIPDEPIQVQLSGIHYSLTNGHKVFNQFQLKIPAGKAIGISSNTAYDAQILLDLLCGLREPSSGIIEYNHQNIHEVSKEQIHSVTFLVRGNEIFEGTILENIRVGREEIPLIEIRKLLIELGIWDTIQSLPNGIHTPLLTFGHPFDTIQTTILSLARAIIGKPKLLLIDSNLDQLPPHLLSASLKVLLQKNRDWTLLVVSKSPNVLSQLDQVLRLENDSHSLKVNS; this is encoded by the coding sequence ATGTTAAAATTTTTACATTTGTTGGTATTTCATTTCAAAAACCAACTCTTCAAACCAAAAGAAGAAACTCACTCTCCACGACTTTCTTCCCATGAAGATTTGGCAAAGTCAGTTTTGGATTTTTTATCTGAATCCTTACACATCCATTCAATTCCCAGTCAAATTATCGAAGGGTTTCGATCACTCCGTAGTAAATATCATCAGCTAACAAAGGAAAACTTTTATGATTTTCTATTTGCTGCTTCGCATCAATACCAAATCCGCATAAACATTGTTCAAAAAACATTACAAGACATAAGATCTTATATCACTAATGATGCACCTTTTGTTTTCTTAAGTTCAAATGAGAACGAGGGATTACCTGAATTCTATGCCATTCTTAGTTACCAAACTTCTTCCTATCTAATCAAACCTCTACATAGATTTGATGCGGAAGAGGAATGGTATTCCGAAAAAGATTTATTTAAACTCATTGGAATCAAATCAAATAAAGATTCTGTTGATTGGATCATTGCCGAACCTACTTTCCCATTTTCAACAAACCAAGACACACCAAAATCTAACTCCTCCGTTACCAATGCATTAAAACAAATTTCTCATCTGATTCGGATGGAATCCAAAGATGTTTGGATTGTTTTTATTTACGGAATCGGAATTGGAATTTTGTCTTTAGTAGTTCCTGTTGCCACTTCATCACTTGTCAATATTGTTGCCTTTGGTGTTCTGATCCAACCCGTCATTATATTAACTCTATTGGTTGTGTTCTTTTTAGGGTTTGCTGGCGCAATGCAAACCATTCAAATCTACGTAGTTGAAATTTTGCAAAGACGTGTCTTTGTGAGAATCGCTACCGAATTTGCTGTTAAATTTCCAAAAATTCGCCAAAATGTCTTAGACAAACATCACAATCCAGAACTTGTGAATCGGTTTTTTGATACGATGACTATTCAAAAATCCATTCATTCCTTGTTAGTTGATGGACTTTCAGTTGTATTAACGACTGTCATTGGTTTTGTTCTGATTTCTTTTTATCATCCGATCTTTATTGTATTTTCTTTTATTATTTTGTTTGTGGGTGGGTATTGGGTTATCTATCGATTGGGAAAACCTGCTGCAGAAAACTATATCAAAATTTCAAAAGAAAAATACAAGGTAGCTGCTTGGTTAGAAGAAATTTCCAGACATTCCGCACTCTTTCATTCTACCTTCGGCTCCAATTTTGCTTTGGACAAAGCTGATTCTTTCATTCGTGACTATTTATACGCTAGAAAAAAATATTTTTTCAATTATATACGTCAAATCATAGGACTTGTGGGCATTCAAGCTTTGGCAAGTGCCATAGTACTTGGATTAGGTGGATATTTAGTCATCCATAGACAACTCACCATTGGGCAATTAGTGGCAGCAGAACTTGTCATTGCCAAAGTCCTTAGTGATATATCCAAATTTGGAAAACAGTTGGATAGTTTTTATAGTTTGATAGCAGCTGTTGACAAAATCAATTCAGTATTCCATCTGCCTACTATCCCAGTCAAAACAGTGGAATTTGAAATCCCTGACGAGCCTATCCAAGTACAATTATCTGGAATTCATTATTCTTTAACTAATGGCCATAAAGTTTTTAACCAATTCCAACTGAAAATTCCAGCAGGAAAAGCCATTGGTATATCATCCAATACTGCTTACGATGCACAAATTCTTTTAGATTTGTTATGTGGTTTACGAGAACCGTCATCAGGTATTATCGAATACAATCACCAAAACATCCACGAAGTTTCGAAAGAACAAATCCACTCTGTTACTTTTCTGGTACGAGGGAATGAAATCTTTGAAGGAACTATCTTAGAAAATATTCGAGTAGGACGAGAAGAAATACCACTTATAGAAATCCGGAAACTATTAATTGAACTTGGAATTTGGGATACAATTCAATCTTTACCAAATGGAATCCATACTCCCCTTTTAACATTTGGTCATCCTTTTGATACAATCCAAACCACTATACTTTCTCTTGCGCGAGCAATCATTGGAAAACCAAAACTTCTGTTAATCGATAGTAATTTAGATCAACTTCCGCCGCACCTTCTCTCAGCTTCTCTCAAAGTTTTATTACAAAAAAATAGGGATTGGACTCTACTTGTTGTTTCCAAATCACCAAATGTTCTTTCGCAACTAGATCAAGTGTTACGTTTAGAAAACGATTCTCATTCCCTAAAGGTAAACTCTTAA
- a CDS encoding YceI family protein, whose protein sequence is MKFFNSALVLIALCFSTGLFAEENCTYEYDPAQTSLEWTAFKFTEKTGVKGKFDSIKVVGKQKDKSKFGAVNALQFQIDSSSINSGVPDRDGKIKKFFFGSVKGNKKISGSFSDITAGETGTAKLNLRFGNSKTSVPVNFVWKDDVVEVTGTVDVVGLGLQSGLSKLNAECNDLHKGSDGLSKLWPTVDVKVVSTVKKICK, encoded by the coding sequence ATGAAATTTTTTAATTCCGCTTTGGTACTTATCGCACTCTGTTTTTCCACCGGACTTTTTGCAGAAGAAAACTGTACATATGAATATGACCCAGCGCAAACCTCTTTAGAGTGGACAGCGTTCAAGTTTACCGAGAAAACAGGCGTTAAAGGTAAATTCGATTCCATTAAAGTAGTTGGTAAACAAAAAGACAAATCAAAGTTTGGTGCTGTAAATGCTTTACAATTCCAAATTGATTCTTCTTCTATCAATTCTGGTGTTCCCGATAGAGATGGAAAAATTAAAAAGTTCTTTTTTGGCTCTGTGAAAGGAAATAAAAAAATTTCCGGATCCTTTTCTGATATTACTGCAGGTGAAACAGGAACTGCAAAATTAAATTTACGATTTGGTAACTCAAAAACATCAGTTCCTGTGAATTTTGTTTGGAAAGATGATGTAGTTGAAGTGACTGGTACGGTTGATGTTGTGGGCTTAGGATTACAATCCGGACTTAGTAAATTAAATGCAGAATGTAATGATTTACATAAAGGTTCTGATGGTTTGAGTAAACTCTGGCCTACAGTTGATGTAAAGGTAGTATCGACCGTCAAAAAAATTTGTAAATAA
- a CDS encoding DUF1801 domain-containing protein, producing the protein MSKEIETYNKSQSSIDQEICDFLYQEINLNLAKAEKKIWHAHPVWFLDGNPIVGYSKLKTCIRLLFWSGQSFEEDGLEPEGSFKAAEVRYTDVSQIKKKDLKRWLGQAKKIQWDYKNIVKRKGVLERLK; encoded by the coding sequence GTGAGTAAAGAGATCGAAACATACAACAAATCCCAATCTTCTATAGATCAAGAAATTTGTGATTTTTTATATCAAGAAATCAATTTGAACTTAGCTAAAGCAGAAAAGAAAATTTGGCATGCACATCCTGTTTGGTTTTTGGACGGGAATCCTATTGTTGGATATAGTAAATTAAAAACTTGTATTCGACTTCTTTTTTGGAGTGGTCAAAGTTTTGAAGAAGATGGGCTAGAACCTGAAGGAAGTTTTAAGGCAGCAGAAGTCCGATATACGGATGTTAGTCAAATCAAGAAAAAAGATTTAAAACGTTGGCTCGGTCAGGCGAAAAAAATCCAATGGGACTATAAAAATATTGTAAAACGAAAGGGTGTTCTCGAGCGATTGAAGTAA
- a CDS encoding GNAT family N-acetyltransferase has protein sequence MENVKIKKLSSHDLNQFIELLRVFEDVFEMKNFQIPSSSYLQTLLDRDDFFVFVSIFDNQVIGGLTTYTLRQYYSEKPLVYIFDLAVLTKYQRQGIGKSLIQGINAYCKKMGVEEVFVQADLVDDYALDFYRSTGARAEDVVHFYYPMD, from the coding sequence ATGGAAAATGTGAAAATTAAAAAATTATCTTCCCATGATTTGAACCAATTTATCGAGCTTTTGCGAGTTTTTGAAGATGTATTTGAAATGAAAAACTTTCAAATACCAAGTTCCAGTTATCTCCAAACTTTGTTAGATAGGGATGATTTTTTTGTTTTTGTTTCTATATTCGATAATCAAGTGATTGGAGGTTTAACTACTTACACGCTTCGTCAATACTACTCAGAAAAACCTTTAGTATATATTTTTGATTTAGCTGTTCTTACCAAATACCAACGCCAAGGGATCGGTAAATCACTCATCCAAGGTATCAATGCCTATTGTAAAAAAATGGGAGTAGAAGAAGTGTTTGTCCAAGCGGATCTGGTGGATGATTACGCACTTGATTTTTATAGGTCCACGGGAGCCAGAGCTGAGGACGTAGTTCATTTTTATTATCCGATGGATTAG
- a CDS encoding GFA family protein, which translates to MNLPYTGGCACGAIRYHISDEPIFMNDCQCKDCQKMSGTGHGSYLTFPSRAAIKLEGKANHFDMIGDSGNTKTSSFCSKCGSPVYMTFAAMPTLFTVHATSLDDPSRYKPQAVTYVIRGFSWDHLDPTLPKFEKMPKT; encoded by the coding sequence ATGAATCTACCTTATACCGGTGGCTGCGCTTGCGGCGCCATTCGATATCACATTTCTGATGAACCAATATTTATGAACGATTGCCAATGTAAAGACTGTCAAAAGATGAGTGGTACAGGGCATGGATCTTATCTCACATTTCCCTCTCGTGCTGCGATAAAACTGGAAGGGAAAGCCAATCACTTTGATATGATTGGAGACAGTGGGAATACCAAAACAAGTAGTTTTTGTTCTAAATGTGGGTCACCTGTTTATATGACCTTTGCCGCTATGCCAACTCTGTTTACCGTCCACGCCACAAGCCTTGATGATCCAAGTCGTTACAAACCTCAAGCGGTGACTTATGTTATTCGTGGTTTTTCTTGGGACCATTTGGATCCGACGCTACCAAAATTTGAAAAGATGCCAAAAACCTAA
- a CDS encoding SRPBCC family protein: MEKNSFVYVTFILSTPEKVWNAITDPEITRQYWLDPLAKNPAHINVSDWKPGSVWKHEKLDETKTVDIIGKVIESSPPRRLVLSWARPKEMEEESKHARVTFDIEPYANGLVRLVVTHEDLDPQMLAGISTGWPSVLSNLKTFLESGRPLAGHISNT, translated from the coding sequence ATGGAAAAAAATAGTTTTGTTTATGTGACTTTTATACTCAGCACACCGGAAAAGGTTTGGAATGCAATCACCGATCCAGAAATCACACGGCAGTACTGGCTTGATCCCTTAGCAAAAAATCCAGCACACATTAATGTTTCCGATTGGAAACCAGGTTCTGTTTGGAAACACGAAAAGTTAGATGAAACCAAAACAGTCGATATCATAGGCAAGGTTATCGAAAGTTCACCTCCACGCCGTTTGGTTCTATCTTGGGCCCGGCCAAAAGAAATGGAAGAAGAATCAAAACATGCTCGTGTCACATTTGATATTGAACCTTATGCAAACGGTTTAGTTCGTTTAGTAGTGACACACGAAGATTTAGATCCACAAATGTTAGCAGGAATCTCAACAGGTTGGCCAAGTGTTCTTTCCAATCTCAAAACATTTTTAGAATCGGGTCGTCCTTTGGCGGGACACATTTCAAATACATAA
- a CDS encoding ArsR/SmtB family transcription factor → MPKETEGVDQVFKAMADPSRRKVLDLLYANNGQTLSSLCEDLDMQRQSATQHIEILIKANLVSVVWKGREKLHFINPVPIHEVYERWVRKFEQNRLGFLHDLKVQLEGENDGKK, encoded by the coding sequence ATGCCGAAGGAAACAGAAGGGGTAGATCAGGTATTTAAGGCAATGGCAGATCCGAGCCGAAGGAAAGTGCTCGATCTTCTTTATGCCAATAATGGCCAAACTCTGTCCTCACTCTGCGAAGACTTAGACATGCAAAGGCAATCGGCAACACAACACATAGAAATCCTCATCAAAGCAAATCTGGTATCCGTTGTTTGGAAGGGACGAGAGAAACTTCATTTCATCAACCCTGTACCAATTCATGAGGTCTATGAACGTTGGGTTCGAAAATTTGAACAGAATCGCTTAGGGTTTTTACATGACCTGAAAGTACAACTCGAAGGAGAAAACGATGGAAAAAAATAG
- a CDS encoding aminoglycoside 6-adenylyltransferase yields MSAMNIFETYLENFVTIVKADTRFIAACLAGSGITDELDKYSDLDIVLITENHVTFQPAEMKQFANQIGDLLVGFTGEHVGESRLLICLYNSPLLHVDLKFIQIQDFNHRVENPKILFDRNNQIPAIYTNTNAIWPSLNFQWIEDRFWVWIHYVATKLGRGEFFESIDFLAFLRGNVLGPMFHLKYEKNPRGVRKLDFILSKSDLESFKATLPIYEFDSIFNSVLTSIQLYCELRDLLVSNILKHEIAKKESIKYLKNLKLNS; encoded by the coding sequence ATGTCTGCAATGAACATCTTTGAAACTTACCTAGAAAACTTCGTTACAATTGTGAAGGCGGATACCCGATTTATCGCCGCTTGTTTAGCAGGATCTGGAATTACTGATGAACTAGACAAATACTCAGATTTAGACATTGTTCTCATTACCGAAAATCATGTTACATTTCAACCCGCAGAAATGAAACAATTCGCGAATCAAATCGGAGATCTACTCGTTGGTTTTACGGGAGAACATGTTGGTGAAAGTCGTTTACTCATTTGTTTATACAATTCCCCCCTTTTACATGTAGATCTTAAATTCATACAGATTCAAGATTTTAACCATCGAGTCGAAAATCCAAAAATTTTATTCGATCGAAACAATCAAATTCCGGCCATCTATACAAATACCAATGCAATTTGGCCAAGTTTAAACTTTCAATGGATTGAAGACCGGTTTTGGGTTTGGATCCATTATGTTGCCACAAAACTCGGAAGAGGTGAATTTTTTGAATCTATTGATTTTCTCGCATTTTTAAGGGGCAATGTTCTCGGCCCAATGTTTCATCTAAAATATGAAAAGAATCCTAGAGGTGTTAGGAAACTAGATTTCATTTTGTCGAAATCTGATCTAGAAAGTTTTAAAGCAACATTACCTATCTATGAATTTGACTCGATATTCAATTCCGTTTTAACTTCGATCCAGCTGTATTGTGAATTAAGAGATTTATTAGTTTCAAATATTCTAAAACACGAAATTGCAAAGAAAGAGAGTATAAAATATCTTAAAAACCTAAAACTGAATTCGTAA
- the ligA gene encoding NAD-dependent DNA ligase LigA, with translation MPKKESPAKRITELRKEIQKHNDLYYKDNTPKISDKEFDLLVKELQSLETSNPDLVDDSSPTLKVGSDLSPQFSKFKHKVPVLSLENTYNETELSEWLEKTGIEELYSLEWKIDGASILLYYENGKLVHCVTRGSGGIGDIVTDNVKTIESIPQNLSEPLNLTVRGEIFMTFADFEEFNEEYGGKFANPRNLAAGSIKQKDPADVAKRPLKIYVYDVYFSSSRKGINLHKDILTLLKKEKFPLAPDTSIIKGKNLIKEIESFRKKKDKMPFPVDGLVIKLDDLNLRENLGETSHSPRWARAFKFDALLKETTIEEIDFAIGRTGKITPRAKVTPISLAGTTVTYATLHNQDYINQLGAGIGAKVLISKRGEIIPAVEKVTVPPKSVFVLPKVCPACKTKLTKVDDSVDFFCTNRNCPERKLNQLIFFCSKKQMDIEGLGEKQIQIFFEKSWVKDIPDLYTLEKYKAEILELDGFAEKSVKIIFDAIEKSKEKDFRFTLPSIGLNEVGPKVTEILIEHGFDSWEKLVTLSKSKNANEELTSIHGIGPRTIEALLAHLADKETLKQVKTLIKLGLKFQADETEKSDIQPFVGQSWCVTGSFENFQPRDIAMDLITKHGGKKVSGVSSKTTHLLYGPGAGSKLEKATELGVKLVSETEFLSLLKKEGIPLP, from the coding sequence TTGCCTAAGAAAGAAAGTCCTGCCAAACGAATCACTGAACTTCGGAAAGAGATTCAAAAACACAACGACCTTTACTATAAAGACAATACACCTAAAATTTCAGACAAAGAGTTTGATCTTTTAGTCAAAGAATTACAGTCTCTTGAAACCTCTAATCCCGATTTAGTTGATGATTCATCTCCTACTTTAAAAGTAGGTTCCGATCTCTCTCCCCAATTTAGCAAATTTAAACATAAAGTTCCTGTTTTATCTTTAGAAAATACATATAATGAAACGGAACTCTCCGAATGGTTAGAAAAAACGGGAATCGAAGAACTTTATTCCTTGGAATGGAAAATTGATGGCGCCTCCATCTTGTTATACTATGAAAACGGAAAACTTGTCCACTGTGTGACAAGGGGCTCTGGTGGCATTGGTGACATTGTTACCGATAATGTAAAAACGATTGAATCCATCCCACAGAATCTATCGGAACCTTTAAATCTCACCGTTCGTGGTGAAATTTTTATGACATTTGCTGACTTCGAAGAATTCAACGAGGAATACGGAGGAAAGTTTGCAAACCCAAGGAATTTAGCTGCAGGATCAATCAAACAAAAAGATCCGGCAGATGTCGCCAAACGTCCGTTAAAAATTTATGTTTATGATGTGTATTTTTCCTCATCTCGCAAAGGAATCAACCTACATAAAGACATCTTAACTCTACTAAAAAAAGAAAAGTTTCCACTTGCACCCGATACATCAATCATCAAAGGAAAAAATCTCATAAAAGAAATTGAATCCTTCCGCAAGAAAAAAGACAAAATGCCATTTCCAGTAGATGGACTTGTGATCAAACTTGATGACCTAAATCTTCGCGAGAATTTGGGAGAAACAAGTCACTCTCCTCGTTGGGCCCGAGCCTTTAAATTTGATGCTTTACTCAAAGAAACGACCATCGAAGAAATTGATTTTGCCATTGGAAGAACAGGAAAAATCACACCGAGAGCCAAAGTGACACCAATCTCACTTGCAGGAACTACTGTCACTTACGCCACCTTACATAATCAAGACTATATAAACCAACTGGGTGCGGGAATTGGTGCAAAAGTATTAATCTCCAAACGAGGGGAAATCATTCCTGCGGTCGAAAAAGTAACTGTCCCTCCAAAATCTGTATTTGTATTACCCAAGGTATGCCCAGCTTGCAAAACAAAATTAACAAAAGTAGACGACTCTGTTGATTTTTTCTGCACCAATCGGAATTGTCCCGAACGAAAACTTAACCAACTGATTTTCTTTTGTTCCAAAAAACAAATGGACATCGAAGGTTTAGGGGAAAAACAAATTCAGATCTTTTTTGAAAAAAGTTGGGTCAAAGATATTCCCGACCTCTATACATTAGAAAAATACAAAGCCGAAATACTTGAGTTAGATGGTTTTGCAGAAAAATCCGTAAAAATCATTTTTGATGCTATAGAAAAATCAAAAGAAAAAGATTTCCGTTTCACCTTACCTTCCATAGGACTAAACGAAGTTGGACCCAAAGTCACAGAAATTCTTATCGAACATGGTTTTGACTCTTGGGAAAAACTAGTCACACTCTCTAAATCCAAAAATGCAAACGAGGAACTGACCTCCATTCATGGAATCGGGCCGAGAACCATCGAAGCCTTACTTGCTCATCTGGCTGATAAAGAAACTCTCAAACAAGTAAAGACCCTGATAAAACTTGGCTTAAAATTCCAAGCCGACGAAACCGAAAAAAGCGACATACAACCGTTTGTGGGTCAAAGCTGGTGTGTAACTGGAAGTTTTGAAAATTTCCAACCCCGGGACATTGCCATGGATCTCATCACCAAACATGGTGGCAAAAAAGTATCCGGTGTTTCCTCTAAAACCACCCACCTTCTCTATGGCCCAGGTGCTGGTTCCAAATTAGAGAAAGCAACCGAACTCGGTGTGAAACTTGTTTCCGAAACGGAGTTTCTGAGCCTTCTCAAAAAAGAAGGAATCCCTTTACCGTAA
- a CDS encoding M23 family metallopeptidase, with amino-acid sequence MKKKIKEIRSVFSQDNPKIKKQIDKVKEKGHQRMTILVIPHGYDSSFHFQISHFTILFFLGLTVGLLSLAIFGIVGSSSTQTQINQLSKIYGTYFDTYITHANQLEEMKEEYSKLNESMLELFTLIDGQDDELLKIPAEDYIETAAIESLQKEEKEDKQLDVGRKYLSEIYDLRQLKHRMDNYQRLVEANYQFLYQRSDILSKSPLFNPMYSYNLTSPFGMRKSPTTGYWEYHDGLDMANATGTPIYASAPGRVVRVTYSNVGYGHHVIIQHDFGFSTLYGHCSRIYVRNGQEVKAGEQIAEVGATGNVTGPHLHYEIFISEEGKTDPEQYMQAGVY; translated from the coding sequence ATGAAGAAAAAAATTAAAGAGATTAGGTCTGTTTTTTCACAGGACAATCCGAAAATCAAGAAACAGATTGATAAGGTGAAAGAAAAAGGTCACCAACGGATGACCATTCTTGTCATTCCTCATGGATACGATAGTTCTTTCCACTTCCAAATTTCTCATTTTACCATTCTATTTTTTTTAGGGCTGACTGTCGGTCTCCTCAGTCTTGCCATCTTTGGCATTGTTGGTTCTAGTAGTACCCAAACCCAAATCAATCAACTCTCAAAAATTTACGGAACTTACTTTGATACTTATATCACACATGCCAACCAATTAGAAGAAATGAAAGAAGAGTATTCCAAACTAAATGAAAGTATGTTGGAACTCTTTACTCTGATAGATGGACAAGATGATGAACTTTTAAAAATTCCTGCCGAGGATTATATCGAAACTGCTGCGATAGAATCACTCCAAAAAGAAGAAAAAGAAGACAAACAATTAGATGTGGGTAGAAAGTACTTAAGCGAAATTTATGATCTCCGCCAATTGAAACACCGAATGGACAATTACCAACGTTTGGTGGAAGCAAACTATCAGTTTTTATACCAACGTTCAGACATATTATCCAAGTCTCCTCTTTTTAATCCTATGTATTCCTACAATTTAACTTCACCCTTTGGAATGAGAAAGTCACCTACCACTGGTTATTGGGAGTACCATGACGGTTTGGATATGGCAAATGCAACCGGAACTCCCATTTATGCTTCGGCACCAGGGCGTGTGGTTCGTGTTACTTACTCCAATGTGGGATATGGTCACCACGTCATCATCCAACATGACTTCGGTTTTAGCACATTATACGGTCACTGTTCAAGGATTTACGTAAGGAACGGACAAGAAGTGAAAGCCGGTGAACAAATCGCTGAGGTGGGTGCTACAGGAAATGTAACAGGCCCTCACCTACATTATGAAATTTTTATTTCCGAAGAAGGAAAAACAGATCCAGAACAATACATGCAAGCAGGGGTTTACTGA